A genome region from Verrucomicrobiota bacterium includes the following:
- a CDS encoding DUF4160 domain-containing protein, translated as MPTILVIFGWRLHFFANEGNEPIHIHCTKGDMECKFWLDRENFDINEAYSYNLTPSERRSIRKIILENFDYIEVQWDEWQRKLKK; from the coding sequence ATGCCCACAATTTTAGTGATTTTTGGATGGCGATTGCACTTTTTTGCGAATGAAGGCAACGAACCGATTCACATCCACTGCACAAAGGGCGATATGGAATGTAAGTTTTGGCTGGATCGAGAGAATTTCGACATTAACGAAGCATATTCCTACAATTTGACACCTAGTGAAAGAAGAAGTATACGTAAGATCATCCTTGAAAATTTTGATTATATCGAAGTGCAGTGGGATGAATGGCAAAGAAAGTTGAAGAAATGA
- a CDS encoding DUF2442 domain-containing protein → MKKYHEVEQVVFTDSTLVLDVNGKRHEFKLEEISEPLCKASAEERNNFEVSPSGYGIHWPLIDEDLSIDGLLGIVHTPPDKMMSAQ, encoded by the coding sequence ATGAAAAAGTATCACGAAGTTGAGCAGGTCGTCTTTACAGATTCCACATTAGTCTTGGACGTCAACGGTAAGCGACACGAGTTCAAGCTGGAGGAGATTTCTGAACCACTATGCAAAGCGTCCGCCGAAGAAAGAAACAATTTTGAAGTGTCTCCTTCGGGTTACGGTATTCATTGGCCGCTCATCGATGAAGACCTATCGATTGATGGACTTCTTGGAATTGTCCATACGCCACCCGACAAAATGATGAGTGCTCAATAG